The genomic DNA CAAACTGTTTTTGCAGTGTCCACTTCAGAAACACGCCCAATTTTGACAGGTGTCAACTGGAAGATTGAAAATAACGAATTGACTTGTATTGCAACAGATAGCCATCGTCTTGCTTTAAGAAAAGCACAAATCGAAACAGAAAATAATGAATCATATAATGTTGTAATCCCTGGAAAAAGCTTAAACGAATTAAGCAAGATTCTTGATGATAGCAATGACCCAATTGATATTGTTATTACTGAAAATCAGGTACTATTTAAAGCGAAGCATTTACTATTCTTCTCACGCTTGCTGGAAGGAAACTATCCAGATACTTCCCGTTTAATCCCTACGGACAGCAAGACAGATGTAGTTGTAAATTTAAAAGAATTTTTACAGGCAATTGACCGTGCAGCATTATTAGCCCGTGACGACAGAAACAATGTCGTTAAGTTCTCAACGTTCGAAAGCCAATTGATTGAAATATCCTCCAATACTCCTGAAATCGGAAAAGTCGTTGAAGAAGTACAGGCTCAATCAATTGATGGAGAAGAATTGAAAATTTCCTTTAGTGCAAAATATATGATGGATGCTCTAAAAACGTTAGAAGGTACGGAAATTAAAATCAGCTTTACCGGAGCAATGCGCCCATTCTTAATTCGCCCAATAAATGATGATTCCATCCTGCAATTAATCTTGCCGGTTAGAACATATTAGAAAAATTTTAAAGCCGCCAGCCAACTGGTGGCTTTTTTATTATGAAAGCAATTCCGCAATATTAAAATTGAGACAATGAAACCTATTTCCATAATATGGTTGATAGTTTATAACTTATGCTTGTTTTTTGTGTAAAATAATTTTTTTTAGTAAAATAAAATATTAGATACAATTGCCGAAAGAGTGAAATGATGTTGAAAGAAATCAAAATTGAAACGGAATTTATTACATTAAGCCAATTTTTAAAGTTGGCTGATATCATACAGACCGGCGGAATGGCAAAATGGTTTTTAAGTGAACATGAAGTATACGTGAATGGTGAACAAGATCAAAGAAGAGGACGAAAATTAAGAGCAGGAGATGAAATAAATATACCAAATTTCGGAATATTCATCATAAAGCATTGATCAAAGGATGAAACGTAAATGTTTATTGAGGAGCTGTCTTTGAAAAATTATCGGAATTATGAGGAACTCGAAGCCCAATTTGAAAATAAAGTAAATGTTATTCTTGGTGAAAATGCCCAAGGGAAAACAAACGTTATGGAATCTATTTATGTATTGGCAATGGCCAAATCGCATCGCACCTCAAAAGATAAAGATCTTATTCGCTGGGATCAGGATTATGCTAAAATAGAAGGTAGGGTAAAGAAAAATCATGGTTCCCTGCCTATTCATTTGGTGATTTCCAAAAAAGGGAAAAAAGCAAAAGTAAACCATATCGAACAGCAAAAACTCAGCCAATATATTGGAAATATGAATGTTGTAATGTTTGCGCCTGAAGATCTCCATCTTGTAAAAGGGAACCCTCAAGTAAGGCGTCGTTTTATTGATATGGAAATTGGTCAAGTTTCAGCTGTTTACTTACATGAAATGAGCCAATATCAAAAAATATTACAACAGCGCAATCATTATTTAAAACTTTTGCAAACCCGAAAGCAAAACGATCAGGCGATTCTTGAAATACTGACGGAGCAATTTATTGGAATAGCGGTTCGGATTATCAAAAAGCGTTTCGAGTTTTTACAGCTTCTTCAAAACTGGGCAATGCCGATCCATAAAGGGATTTCAAGAGGGCTGGAAACGTTAAAAATTGAGTATAAACCATCGGTTGAAGTATCAGAAGACCAAGATTTGTCGAAAATGATAAAAGTATTTGAAGATAAATTTTTAAAAGTCAAAAATCGGGAAATAGAACGCGGAGTTTCACAGTTTGGTCCCCATCGGGATGACCTTCTTTTTTTTGTAAATGGCAGGGATGTACAAACATTTGGTTCGCAAGGACAGCAGCGGACAACAGCCCTGTCTGTGAAATTGGCAGAAATAGAGCTCATTCATTCGGAGATTGGCGAATATCCAATCTTGCTGTTGGATGATGTTCTCTCTGAGTTGGATAATTACCGCCAATCTCATTTGTTAAATACCATTCAAGGCAAGGTTCAGACGTTTGTTACAACGACAAGTGTTGATGGAATTGACCATCAAACTTTAAAAGAAGCTTCCACCTACAAAGTAGAAGCCGGGGTCATGAAACGGGTTCAATGAGGTGAGAAAATGTATCTGCATGCAGGAGAAAATATTCTTGTTAGAACGAAGGATATTATTGCAATTCTTGACAGAGAAAGCGTAAAATCCTGGCCTTAGGTGCAAGAGTTAATTGAAGAGCAGATGGAGCGAGTGATCGACTTCTCAAAAGGTTCTTTTTAATAATTCGTATTCACTTGTGAAAATATTTATTTTTCTCTTCTCGCCTCAAGGACATTGAAGAAAAAGTCCAGAGTGCTATCGATACAACAATAATTATTTTTATCTATATTCACTGACTTGTCCAACAGGCAAGTTTTTATAGAGGAAATCGAGAGTATGCAAATGAAAGTGTAGGTGATCGATGTGGCTATGGAGCATAATGCGATGGAAGAGCAAACGTATGATGCAAATCAGATACAAGTATTAGAAGGTCTTGAGGCTGTACGTAAGCGGCCGGGGATGTACATTGGATCAACAAGTGCAAAAGGCCTTCACCATCTTGTATGGGAAATTGTCGATAATAGCATTGACGAAGCATTGGCTGGTTATTGTACGGAAATTAATGTCACAATTGAAAAAGATAACAGTATCACCGTTGTAGATAACGGCCGCGGAATCCCTGTTGGCATCCAAGAAAAAATGGGCAGGCCTGCCGTTGAAGTTATTTTGACTGTGCTTCATGCCGGAGGAAAATTTGGCGGCGGCGGATATAAAGTATCTGGGGGACTCCATGGCGTTGGTGCTTCAGTTGTTAATGCCCTTTCTACTGAACTTGAAGTATTTGTTCATCGTGACGGTAAGATTCATTATCAGAAATATGAGCGCGGAGTACCCTGTGAAGATTTAAAAGTGATCGGGGAGACTGACCGGACTGGTACGACCATTCGTTTTAAACCGGACGGAGAAATTTTTACTGAAACGCTTGAATTTGATTATGAAACGCTGGCTAATCGTTTGCGAGAGCTTGCGTTTTTAAATCGCGGAATAAGAATCACAATTGAAGATAAACGCGTTGAAAATAAAAGAAATGAATATTATTACGAAGGCGGAATTAAATCATACGTTGAGCATTTAAACCGTACAAGAGAAGTCCTTCATGAAGAACCAATTTACATGGAGGGGGAAAAAGATGGTATTACTGTTGAAGTTGCCCTCCAATATAATGATGGCTTTACAAGCAATATTTATTCTTTTGCCAATAATATTCACACATATGAAGGCGGTACCCATGAGTCCGGTTTTAAAACAGCTTTAACGAGAGTGATAAATGATTATGCTAGAAAGTATGGAATCATTAAAGAAAACGATGCGAACCTTTCAGGGGAAGATGTGCGTGAAGGTTTGACAGCGATTGTCTCCATAAAACATCCAGATCCGCAATTTGAAGGGCAAACAAAAACCAAGCTTGGAAATTCGGAAGTTCGTGCCGTTACGGATACTATTTTTGCCGAAAACTTTGAAACATTTTTATTAGAAAACCCTTCCGTTGCCCGCAAAATTGTTGAAAAAGGACTAATGGCTGCAAGAGCTAGACTAGCAGCTAAAAAGGCCCGTGAGTTAACAAGACGCAAAAATGCATTGGATGTATCTAGCCTGCCGGGGAAACTGGCCGATTGCTCGTCGAAAGACCCTTCGATCAGTGAACTATATGTGGTAGAGGGTGATTCTGCGGGCGGTTCGGCAAAACAAGGACGTGACCGCCATTTCCAGGCTATATTGCCGTTGCGAGGAAAAATTTTGAATGTAGAAAAAGCAAGGCTTGATAAAATTCTTTCCAACAATGAAGTAAGAGCGATTATTACTGCTATCGGAACAGGAATCGGCGAAGATTTTGATATATCAAAAGCCCGTTACCATAAAATTGTGATCATGACAGATGCGGATGTTGATGGTGCTCATATTCGTACACTATTATTAACCTTTTTCTATCGGTATATGAGAAAAATTTTAGAAGCCGGTTACGTATACATTGCGCAGCCGCCTTTATATAAAATCCAGCAGGGAAAACGGATTGAGTACGCTTATAACGATCGACAGCTAGAAGAAATTTTATCTGAATTACCGTCACAGCCAAAACCGGGCATACAGCGTTATAAGGGTCTTGGAGAAATGAATCCGGAGCAGCTTTGGGAAACTACGATGAATCCTGAAACCCGTACTCTGCTCCAGGTCAGTCTTGAAGACGCGATTGAAGCAGATGAAACGTTTGAAATATTAATGGGTGATAAAGTAGAACCGAGACGCCAATTCATCGAAGAAAATGCTATTTATGTAAAGAATTTAGATATATAACATTTCAGGATAGAGGGGTTTCCGTCTATCCTGATTTTCTTCATTTTTAAGTAGAATCGGTCATGCTGCTTTCATAAGTTTCATGGTCAAGAAATACAGGTGCTAGTTTTTTGGCCGTCTCCAGCGCTTGTCGGGCCTGATCAAGGCTCTTTCACTTTTCTTACTTGCATCGTTGTCTTTAAAAGGAGGTTTCTCTCATATGGCTGAAACGCCTAATTCCCGTGTAAAAGAAATCAATATAAGCCAGGAAATGCGGTCATCATTCTTAGATTATGCGATGAGCGTTATTGTTTCACGCGCCCTTCCAGATGTTCGCGACGGTTTAAAACCCGTTCACCGCAGAATTTTATTTGCGATGCATGATCTTGGAATGCATGCGGACAAACCGTACAAAAAATCAGCCCGTATCGTCGGGGAAGTAATCGGAAAATACCATCCT from Bacillus methanolicus MGA3 includes the following:
- the yaaA gene encoding S4 domain-containing protein YaaA, producing MLKEIKIETEFITLSQFLKLADIIQTGGMAKWFLSEHEVYVNGEQDQRRGRKLRAGDEINIPNFGIFIIKH
- the gyrB gene encoding DNA topoisomerase (ATP-hydrolyzing) subunit B; translated protein: MEEQTYDANQIQVLEGLEAVRKRPGMYIGSTSAKGLHHLVWEIVDNSIDEALAGYCTEINVTIEKDNSITVVDNGRGIPVGIQEKMGRPAVEVILTVLHAGGKFGGGGYKVSGGLHGVGASVVNALSTELEVFVHRDGKIHYQKYERGVPCEDLKVIGETDRTGTTIRFKPDGEIFTETLEFDYETLANRLRELAFLNRGIRITIEDKRVENKRNEYYYEGGIKSYVEHLNRTREVLHEEPIYMEGEKDGITVEVALQYNDGFTSNIYSFANNIHTYEGGTHESGFKTALTRVINDYARKYGIIKENDANLSGEDVREGLTAIVSIKHPDPQFEGQTKTKLGNSEVRAVTDTIFAENFETFLLENPSVARKIVEKGLMAARARLAAKKARELTRRKNALDVSSLPGKLADCSSKDPSISELYVVEGDSAGGSAKQGRDRHFQAILPLRGKILNVEKARLDKILSNNEVRAIITAIGTGIGEDFDISKARYHKIVIMTDADVDGAHIRTLLLTFFYRYMRKILEAGYVYIAQPPLYKIQQGKRIEYAYNDRQLEEILSELPSQPKPGIQRYKGLGEMNPEQLWETTMNPETRTLLQVSLEDAIEADETFEILMGDKVEPRRQFIEENAIYVKNLDI
- the recF gene encoding DNA replication/repair protein RecF (All proteins in this family for which functions are known are DNA-binding proteins that assist the filamentation of RecA onto DNA for the initiation of recombination or recombinational repair.), giving the protein MFIEELSLKNYRNYEELEAQFENKVNVILGENAQGKTNVMESIYVLAMAKSHRTSKDKDLIRWDQDYAKIEGRVKKNHGSLPIHLVISKKGKKAKVNHIEQQKLSQYIGNMNVVMFAPEDLHLVKGNPQVRRRFIDMEIGQVSAVYLHEMSQYQKILQQRNHYLKLLQTRKQNDQAILEILTEQFIGIAVRIIKKRFEFLQLLQNWAMPIHKGISRGLETLKIEYKPSVEVSEDQDLSKMIKVFEDKFLKVKNREIERGVSQFGPHRDDLLFFVNGRDVQTFGSQGQQRTTALSVKLAEIELIHSEIGEYPILLLDDVLSELDNYRQSHLLNTIQGKVQTFVTTTSVDGIDHQTLKEASTYKVEAGVMKRVQ
- the dnaN gene encoding DNA polymerase III subunit beta codes for the protein MKFIIQRDRLVQSVQDVMKAIASRTTIPILTGIKIVATEKGVTLTGSDSDISIESFIPKEEDGNELVEIKEPGAIVLQARFFSEIVKKLPTETVDIEVQNHLQTVIRSGKSEFNLHGLDAEEYPHLPQIKEENVFRIPTDLLKMMIRQTVFAVSTSETRPILTGVNWKIENNELTCIATDSHRLALRKAQIETENNESYNVVIPGKSLNELSKILDDSNDPIDIVITENQVLFKAKHLLFFSRLLEGNYPDTSRLIPTDSKTDVVVNLKEFLQAIDRAALLARDDRNNVVKFSTFESQLIEISSNTPEIGKVVEEVQAQSIDGEELKISFSAKYMMDALKTLEGTEIKISFTGAMRPFLIRPINDDSILQLILPVRTY